The genomic stretch CGGGCTCACCCGGGGCGACACAGGTCAGGGCGGCCCGAATCGCGGTGAAGGTGGTGCGGCCGGGCTCATCCGGCCGAGGTCCCCCATGCCGAGGGTGGGGCGGACCGAGTCGCTGATAGCCGGGCTCAACCGGGGCGGGACGCAACCGGCCGGTTTGCGACGGCCGTCAGCGTCGGCGGCCGAGCCGGAGGACGAGCATCAGCGGCGTCCATCTGCGCCGGAGGCCGAGCATCAGCGGCGTCCGTCCGCGTCGAGCGCTGCGCCGGAACAGGAGCGCGAGCGGCAGCGCCGTCGGGCCGCAGCCGCCGGTGAAAGCGTCTCACTGGCCGCTGCCGGAATGTCGGAGGGCGTGCCCGACGAGATCGCCATCCCGGCCACGACCCTGCTGGGGGTCGAGGAGGCTGACGAGGTCACGTCGGAGCGCGAGCGCCGGGCAGACTCCGGCGAGGACGCCGGCCACGGCGAGGCTGCCACCGCCGAAGCCGGCGCGTCCGCCGACCCGACGGACAAGTGGAGCGAAGCCACGGGTTCGCCCGAGGACGCAAAGACCGAGCCGTCGGAGGACGGGGCCGAAGACCCGGGTCCCGTTGAGATGGCGGATCCGGCTGACGAGGAGAGCCCCGTCGGGCGGACCCCGGCCGATGACGGGGGCCGGGACGAGGACGCGGAGGAAGAGCCCGCCCGGCTGGTTTCGCGGCCGCTCGGCCAAGCCCCGTTGCTTGACTCGGAGCCGCTGCCGGCCACCCGGCCCGGTATGTTGCGGCCCCGAGCCGGTGAGGACGGGCCGTTCTCGTTGCCGACCCAGCGACCGGCCTTCGACCTCGGCTCGGGCGCGCCCGCCGACATCACCTGATCCCGGCTCGGGCGCGCCGACCACACCCTGGGCCGAGCGCGTCGCTCCACAGCGCGGCCCGGCCGCCAGGGCTAGTTCGTGGCCAGGTTGCGGAGGAAGCGGGAGACGATCGGGACGGCGGCCTCGGAGCCGGCGCCGCCCTTTTGCACCATGACGGCGAAAGCCACGTCGCCCTGGTAGCCGATGAACCACGAGTGGGTGTCCTCGGTGTCCTCGCTGAACTCGGCCGTGCCCGTCTTGCCGAAGACCGGGCCGCCCGGCGTGCCGCGCAGGGCCGTCGCCGTGCCGGCCGTGACCACCTCGCGCATCATCTTGCGCAGTGCCGTCACAGCCGGCTGGTCGAGGGCGGCCCCGTCGGCGGCGGGGGCAGCCGGCGCCGGGTCGAGCACCAGCCGGGGCTGCTTGAACTGACCGCGGGCGATCGAGGCCGTCGCCGACGCCATGGCCAGCGGGCTGACCGCCGTCGCGCCCTGGCCGAAGGTCGCGGCGGCCAGCTCGGTCGGGCTGTCGGCGGGGGAGAGCTTGCCGCTGAACGCGTCGATGCCGAGGTCCCACTTGCCACCCAGGCCGAGCGCGTCGGAGGCCGAACGCAGCCCGTCCGCGCCGAGCTTCGGGGCCAGCCCGACGAACGCCGTGTTGCACGACTTGGCGAAGGCCACGTGGAACGGCACGTTGCCCAGGGCCTCGTCGTGGGAGTTCTTGAACGAGCGCCCGCTGACCACGGCGTTCTTGGGGCAGGCCACAGTGGCGTCGGCCGTCGCCACCTTGCGTTGCAGGATCCCGTACGCGGAGATCGCCTTGAACGTGGAACCGGGGGCGACCTGGCCGGTGAGCGCGGTGTTGACAGTGCCGCCGTCGGGGCCGTTGGCCACCGCTAGCACCGAGGAATCGCTGACCTTGATCGCGACGAGCGAGCTGGGCTGCTTCTCGCCGGCCAGCGCTTGGTCGGCCGCGAGCTGCGTCTTGACGTCGATCGTCGTCTTGACCGGCTTACCGGCCACCGGGGCCGTGGTGAAGACCTTCTTGGGGGTTTGTTCCTCTTCGCCGTCGGTGCCGCCGCTGACCGTGACCGAGAT from Paractinoplanes brasiliensis encodes the following:
- a CDS encoding penicillin-binding transpeptidase domain-containing protein codes for the protein MHRGPYPSVHRAVGAAVAVALVAVGLTGCSKDGPDSALQDFVAGWRAGDLSKVGFVSADGGKIAAPAVLEQIKAVSGELAKQPLTVTAEGEPKTTGDNATSALKLDWTLPGDVKWSYQSTVRLTRQGSDGWRVVWEPTVLHNDLTNGDKFQMSRLRAERASILDAAGKPIVTPRTVIIVGVEPQKVTDLAALRAGLAAQFKKIGVTVDTANLGDRVKNADPGAFLDLITLREPDYNKIRPGLRALNGTVFLKEDRNLAPTRAFARALLGTVDAATAEDLEKNPQTLVQGDTVGHGGLQQKYDSTLRGTAGISVTVSGGTDGEEEQTPKKVFTTAPVAGKPVKTTIDVKTQLAADQALAGEKQPSSLVAIKVSDSSVLAVANGPDGGTVNTALTGQVAPGSTFKAISAYGILQRKVATADATVACPKNAVVSGRSFKNSHDEALGNVPFHVAFAKSCNTAFVGLAPKLGADGLRSASDALGLGGKWDLGIDAFSGKLSPADSPTELAAATFGQGATAVSPLAMASATASIARGQFKQPRLVLDPAPAAPAADGAALDQPAVTALRKMMREVVTAGTATALRGTPGGPVFGKTGTAEFSEDTEDTHSWFIGYQGDVAFAVMVQKGGAGSEAAVPIVSRFLRNLATN